The Globicephala melas chromosome 13, mGloMel1.2, whole genome shotgun sequence genome includes a region encoding these proteins:
- the C13H22orf31 gene encoding LOW QUALITY PROTEIN: uncharacterized protein C22orf31 homolog (The sequence of the model RefSeq protein was modified relative to this genomic sequence to represent the inferred CDS: deleted 2 bases in 1 codon; substituted 1 base at 1 genomic stop codon) — protein MSKESSKEKKGTLCQDLESRYAEHVAASQVLPRDIGTVSWKGRLTSLPETRKRQQLSEDALTTHGLCTEGHWALHHTVVEPMLWNPSGTPERYTXELGKAIKTKPWEALCRQAATPEGAQKDPLPGRKRPEVHEEHAPKKWPKSKSEK, from the exons ATGAG TAAAGAaagttcaaaggagaaaaaaggaacacTCTGCCAAGATCTTGAGAGCAGATATGCTGAACATGTGGCTGCCTCCCAAGTGCTACCCCGGGACATTGGGACAGTGTCCTGGAAGGGCCGA CTCACCTCACTTCCGGAAACCAGGAAGAGACAGCAGCTGTCGGAGGATGCATTAACCACCCATGGCCTCTGCACAGAGGGCCACTGGGCTCTGCACCACACGGTGGTGGAGCCAATGCTGTGGAACCCTTCAGGGACCCCCGAGAGGTACACTTAGGAGCTGGGCAAGGCCATCAAAACAAAGCCCTGGGAGGCTCTTTGCAGACAGGCTGCCACCCCTGAAGGTGCTCAGAAGGACCCACTGCCAGGCAGGAAGAGGCCAGAGGTCCACGAGGAGCATGCTCCCAAGAAATGGCCCAAGTCAAAGAGCGAGAAATAG